The stretch of DNA GCGGGGGCGTCGACGACGACGACCGCGTCGAACCGGATCGGCCGACTGCCCCGCGCCTCGGCGAGGAGCGGGACGTCGTACACGACGACGGCGTCGGGGTCGGCGGCCTCGGCCTGGTCGAACGCCTGCTGCGCGAGGCGCCAGACCTCGGGGTGGGTGATCGCCTCGAGGTCCTTCCGGGCGGCGGCGTCGGCGAACACGATGCTGCCGAGGGCGGGACGGTCGAGCGAGCCGTCCGGCGCGAGCACGCCCGGCCCGAACCGATCCGCGACGCGGGCGAGCCCGGGGCTGCCCGGCGAAACCGCCTGCCGCGCGAGCTGGTCGGCGTCGACGACGACCGCGCCGTGCTCCGCCCAGCGCCGGGAGACCGTGGACTTGCCCGCGGCGATGCCGCCTGTCAGACCGATGATGCGCACCGCACCAGGCTACCCAGCACGTCGTGG from Curtobacterium sp. SGAir0471 encodes:
- the coaE gene encoding dephospho-CoA kinase; this translates as MRIIGLTGGIAAGKSTVSRRWAEHGAVVVDADQLARQAVSPGSPGLARVADRFGPGVLAPDGSLDRPALGSIVFADAAARKDLEAITHPEVWRLAQQAFDQAEAADPDAVVVYDVPLLAEARGSRPIRFDAVVVVDAPAALRVERLVTHRDLPRAEAERRVAAQASDAERLALADHVVDATGSLADTLRSADEVWERIAG